The Variovorax paradoxus genome window below encodes:
- a CDS encoding TetR/AcrR family transcriptional regulator has product MSSNPTKPAVPAAAKKRLPKEERNRQLMDVAWSIVRGEGTDALTLGYLAERAGVTKPVVYDHFGTRTGLLGVLYEEYDGRQHALMDAALQAAGRSLPAVAKVIAATYVNCVMEMGREMPGVSAALAGSPELDALKKEHEALFLAKCRDALHPFARQPLALAGMRAMLGTAEAVSFAAAAGEIEPADAEHEIYDAILRIARRT; this is encoded by the coding sequence ATGTCAAGCAACCCGACGAAACCGGCCGTGCCCGCCGCGGCGAAGAAGCGCCTGCCCAAGGAGGAGCGCAACCGCCAGCTCATGGACGTGGCCTGGTCCATCGTGCGCGGCGAAGGCACCGATGCACTCACGCTGGGCTACCTGGCCGAGCGCGCGGGCGTGACCAAGCCCGTCGTCTACGACCACTTCGGCACGCGCACCGGGCTGCTCGGCGTGCTCTACGAGGAGTACGACGGCCGGCAGCACGCGCTGATGGACGCGGCCCTGCAGGCCGCGGGCCGATCGCTTCCGGCCGTGGCGAAGGTGATCGCCGCCACCTACGTCAACTGCGTGATGGAGATGGGCCGCGAGATGCCGGGCGTGAGCGCCGCGCTGGCCGGCTCGCCCGAGCTCGATGCGCTCAAGAAGGAGCACGAGGCGCTGTTCCTCGCCAAGTGCCGCGATGCGCTGCATCCCTTCGCCAGGCAGCCGCTCGCGCTGGCGGGCATGCGCGCGATGCTGGGCACGGCGGAAGCGGTGTCGTTCGCGGCGGCCGCGGGCGAGATCGAGCCGGCGGACGCGGAGCACGAGATCTACGACGCCATCCTGCGGATCGCGCGCAGGACCTGA
- a CDS encoding molybdopterin guanine dinucleotide-containing S/N-oxide reductase, with protein MPLTSTHWGVYRPVVENGRLVAMRPAEWDAAPSPIGASMVGAVDSPTRVRRPAVRRGFLDAATRHRSGDRRGREAFVELPWDEALDLVAQELRRVKQAHGNRAIYGGSYGWSSAGRFHHAQSQLHRFLNAFGGYVYSKDSYSLGAGRVLLPHIVDGMDALLQNHTSWDVLERHCELFVAFGGLPLRNTQVSPGGASDHGVAPALRRMAASGRTRFVNVSPVRADLDAVPDAEWLPLRPGTDTALMLGLAFVLIDEGLHDEAFCRSHAVGFDQARDYILGRADGVPKTPAWAAERCGIAAEAIATLARRMARSRTLVNCTYSLQRARHGEQPFWMTVTLATLLGQIGLPGGGFGLGYGCMNYIGSGHGSFSGARLPQGVNPVADFIPVARIADMLLNPGAPFDYNGGRHHYPDIRLVYWAGGNVFHHHQDLNRTLEAWRRPETVITHEQYWTAQARHSDIVLPATTTLERDDIGSAGSERFMVAMHAAIAPVGEARDDYTILSQLAERLDIAPAYTEGRDASEWLRHLYEVARPRAEAAGLVLPSFDAFWELGRLDIGRTNAVAHEPVVLLAPFRADPVAHALPTPSGRIELYSERIAGFGYDDCPGHARWFEPEAPEGPIQLLSNQPATRLHSQYDHGALSRASKIEGREPITLNAHDARERGIAAGDVVRVFNARGAFLAGAVLSDDVRPGVAQIATGAWYDPLDAQAPGSLEKHGNPNVVTPDVGSSRLAQGCAAQSARVEVALWRGEVPAITAFDPPVFDAPS; from the coding sequence ATGCCGCTGACATCCACCCACTGGGGCGTGTATCGCCCCGTGGTCGAGAACGGCCGCCTCGTGGCCATGCGTCCCGCCGAATGGGACGCGGCGCCCTCGCCCATCGGCGCCTCGATGGTCGGCGCGGTCGATTCGCCCACGCGCGTGCGGCGCCCCGCGGTGCGCCGCGGTTTTCTCGATGCCGCCACGCGGCACCGCAGCGGCGACCGGCGCGGGCGCGAGGCCTTCGTCGAGCTGCCGTGGGACGAGGCGCTCGACCTCGTGGCCCAGGAGCTGCGGCGCGTGAAGCAGGCGCATGGCAACCGGGCGATCTACGGCGGCAGCTACGGCTGGTCGAGCGCGGGCCGCTTCCACCATGCGCAGAGCCAGCTGCACCGCTTCCTCAACGCCTTCGGCGGCTACGTGTACAGCAAGGACAGCTACAGCCTCGGCGCCGGCCGCGTGCTGCTGCCGCACATCGTCGACGGCATGGACGCGCTGCTGCAGAACCACACGAGCTGGGACGTGCTCGAACGGCACTGCGAACTGTTCGTGGCCTTCGGCGGCCTGCCGCTGCGCAACACGCAGGTCAGCCCCGGCGGCGCGAGCGACCATGGCGTGGCGCCCGCGCTGCGGCGCATGGCGGCATCTGGCCGCACGCGCTTCGTCAACGTCAGCCCTGTGCGTGCCGACCTCGATGCCGTGCCCGATGCCGAATGGCTGCCGCTGCGCCCCGGCACCGACACCGCGCTGATGCTGGGCCTGGCCTTCGTGCTGATCGACGAGGGCCTGCACGACGAGGCCTTCTGCCGCAGCCACGCGGTCGGCTTCGACCAAGCGCGCGACTACATCCTGGGCCGCGCCGACGGCGTGCCCAAGACACCGGCCTGGGCCGCCGAGCGCTGCGGTATCGCGGCCGAAGCCATCGCCACGCTCGCGCGCCGCATGGCCCGCAGCCGCACGCTGGTGAACTGCACCTACTCGCTGCAGCGCGCGCGGCACGGCGAGCAGCCGTTCTGGATGACCGTCACCCTCGCCACCCTGCTCGGGCAGATCGGCCTGCCGGGCGGCGGCTTCGGCCTGGGCTACGGCTGCATGAACTACATCGGCAGCGGCCACGGCAGCTTCTCGGGCGCGCGCCTGCCGCAGGGCGTGAACCCGGTGGCCGACTTCATTCCGGTCGCGCGCATCGCCGACATGCTGCTGAACCCCGGCGCGCCCTTCGACTACAACGGCGGCCGGCACCACTACCCCGACATCCGCCTCGTGTACTGGGCCGGCGGCAACGTGTTCCACCATCACCAGGACCTCAACCGCACCCTCGAGGCCTGGCGCCGTCCCGAGACCGTGATCACGCACGAGCAATACTGGACCGCGCAGGCCCGGCATTCCGACATCGTGCTGCCCGCCACCACCACGCTGGAGCGCGACGACATCGGCAGCGCGGGCAGCGAGCGCTTCATGGTCGCGATGCATGCGGCGATCGCGCCCGTGGGAGAGGCGCGCGACGACTACACGATCCTCTCGCAGCTCGCCGAGCGGCTGGACATCGCGCCGGCCTACACCGAGGGCCGCGATGCAAGCGAATGGCTGCGGCATCTGTACGAAGTCGCGCGGCCGCGTGCCGAGGCCGCCGGCCTGGTGCTGCCCTCGTTCGATGCCTTCTGGGAACTCGGCCGCCTCGACATCGGCCGCACGAACGCGGTGGCGCACGAACCGGTGGTGCTGCTCGCGCCCTTTCGCGCCGATCCCGTCGCGCATGCCCTGCCCACGCCCTCGGGCCGCATCGAGCTCTACTCCGAGCGCATCGCGGGTTTCGGCTACGACGATTGCCCGGGCCATGCCCGCTGGTTCGAGCCCGAGGCGCCGGAGGGGCCGATCCAGCTGCTGTCGAACCAGCCCGCGACGCGCCTGCACAGCCAGTACGACCATGGCGCGCTGAGCCGTGCCTCGAAGATCGAGGGCCGCGAGCCGATCACGCTCAATGCACACGATGCGCGCGAGCGCGGCATCGCGGCCGGCGACGTGGTGCGCGTCTTCAATGCACGCGGCGCCTTCCTCGCGGGCGCCGTGCTGTCCGACGACGTGCGGCCCGGCGTGGCGCAGATCGCCACCGGTGCCTGGTACGACCCGCTCGACGCGCAGGCACCGGGCAGCCTTGAGAAGCACGGCAATCCGAACGTGGTGACGCCCGATGTCGGCAGCTCGCGGCTGGCGCAAGGGTGCGCGGCGCAGAGCGCGCGGGTGGAGGTGGCGTTGTGGCGCGGCGAGGTGCCGGCGATCACGGCTTTCGATCCGCCGGTGTTCGACGCGCCGTCTTGA
- a CDS encoding ABC transporter substrate-binding protein codes for MTSSFSPASRRSFLQTAVVGAGALATGLAHAQAAGPAKATRNTDTVRLTWGRGGLPALAKNRGEFEKLLAKDGIKVQWIGPFPNHAPSLQAVTGGSADFGFGGSTTPALAAMLAGSPLVFTQFAIVEPRSTAIIAKDGSGIDKVQDLVGKSVAVNRSGLGEFLLVAALEKHNIDRSKVKFVYLNPPDAGPAFAQGKIDAWSMWSPGVDIARTEYKAHDVFFEGRDLDFLIDFNSYVTHRKFAEENVAIVRAVNAAYAAEAKWISEHPVEAETLNQQDAGYSDAVRDTLVKLKRRWDVRGVQDAKFLQEFQKASDWLSERKILPQKAKVTDYLARL; via the coding sequence ATGACCTCCTCGTTCTCCCCGGCCTCGCGCCGCAGCTTCCTGCAGACCGCCGTCGTCGGCGCCGGCGCCCTCGCCACGGGCCTGGCCCATGCGCAGGCCGCCGGCCCGGCCAAGGCCACGCGCAACACCGACACCGTGCGACTCACCTGGGGCCGCGGCGGCCTGCCCGCGCTGGCCAAGAACCGCGGCGAGTTCGAGAAGCTGCTCGCCAAGGACGGCATCAAGGTGCAGTGGATCGGCCCCTTCCCCAACCATGCACCCTCGCTGCAGGCCGTGACCGGCGGCAGCGCCGACTTCGGCTTCGGCGGCAGCACCACGCCCGCGCTGGCCGCCATGCTCGCGGGCTCGCCGCTGGTGTTCACGCAGTTCGCCATCGTCGAGCCGCGCAGCACCGCGATCATCGCCAAGGACGGCTCGGGCATCGACAAGGTGCAGGACCTGGTGGGCAAGTCGGTCGCGGTCAACCGCTCGGGCCTCGGCGAGTTCCTGCTGGTGGCCGCGCTCGAGAAGCACAACATCGACCGCAGCAAGGTCAAGTTCGTCTACCTCAATCCGCCCGACGCCGGCCCGGCCTTCGCGCAGGGCAAGATCGACGCCTGGTCGATGTGGAGCCCGGGCGTGGACATCGCGCGCACCGAGTACAAGGCGCACGACGTCTTCTTCGAGGGCCGCGACCTCGACTTCCTGATCGACTTCAACTCCTACGTCACGCACCGCAAGTTCGCCGAGGAGAACGTGGCCATCGTGCGCGCCGTGAACGCGGCCTACGCGGCCGAGGCGAAGTGGATCAGCGAGCATCCGGTGGAAGCCGAGACGCTGAACCAGCAGGACGCCGGCTACAGCGACGCGGTGCGCGACACGCTGGTCAAGCTCAAGCGCCGCTGGGACGTGCGCGGCGTGCAGGACGCGAAGTTCCTGCAGGAATTCCAGAAGGCCTCCGACTGGTTGTCGGAGCGCAAGATCCTGCCGCAGAAGGCCAAGGTCACGGACTACCTCGCGCGGCTGTGA
- a CDS encoding ABC transporter ATP-binding protein: protein MSAPASQPEAPAVVVHGLQRRYGERTVIGGLDLRIARGEFVALLGESGCGKTTLLRALAGLDAIDGGRIDGPRQPAVVFQEHRLLPWDSLWRNVSLGLDEATGKALAQAALAEVGLGDRLDDWPRNLSGGQAQRVALARALVREPRLLLLDEPFAALDALTRIRMHGLVKELVRRHRPGVLLVTHDVDEAVALADRVLVMRDGAIASEYAVSPEANARRTHPDATALREALLAELGVAADSVPA from the coding sequence ATGAGCGCTCCGGCATCGCAACCCGAGGCCCCCGCCGTCGTCGTGCATGGCCTGCAGCGCCGCTATGGTGAGCGCACCGTGATCGGCGGCCTCGACCTGCGCATCGCGCGCGGCGAATTCGTCGCGCTGCTCGGCGAGAGCGGCTGCGGCAAGACCACGCTGCTGCGCGCGCTCGCCGGCCTCGATGCCATCGACGGCGGTCGCATCGACGGACCGCGCCAGCCCGCGGTGGTGTTCCAGGAACACCGGCTGCTGCCGTGGGATTCGCTCTGGCGCAATGTCTCGCTGGGCCTCGACGAAGCCACCGGCAAGGCACTGGCGCAGGCCGCGCTGGCCGAGGTCGGCCTCGGCGACCGGCTCGACGACTGGCCGCGCAATCTCTCGGGCGGCCAGGCGCAGCGCGTGGCGCTGGCGCGCGCGCTGGTGCGCGAGCCCCGGCTGCTGCTGCTCGACGAGCCCTTCGCCGCGCTCGACGCGCTCACGCGCATCCGCATGCATGGCCTGGTGAAGGAGCTGGTGCGCCGCCACCGGCCCGGCGTGCTGCTGGTCACGCACGACGTCGACGAGGCGGTGGCGCTGGCCGACCGCGTGCTCGTGATGCGCGACGGCGCGATCGCGAGCGAATACGCCGTGTCGCCCGAGGCCAATGCCAGGCGCACGCATCCCGATGCCACGGCGCTGCGCGAGGCGCTGCTGGCCGAGCTCGGCGTGGCGGCCGACAGCGTGCCCGCCTGA
- a CDS encoding ABC transporter permease subunit encodes MSHVFDNLPLPTAPAAVEPAAKPLPPRRAPRLLSRNQLLLISWLVPALVLVVWELAARAGYLSIHVLPAPSKVAATAWGLIQEGRLISDMGTSLLRAATGFVIGGSIGFALGTVVGFSRLAEALFDRSIQMIRAIPFLAMLPLVIVWFGVDEGGKIFLVSLGVMFPIYINTVLGIRQVDPKLLELGRVTGLSNATLIRRIVLPGALPSILAGVRYALAVAWLALVIAETIATSSGIGYLAMDAREFLRTDVIVLTIVVYATIGVASDAVARLLERRLLAWHPNYAAGERR; translated from the coding sequence ATGTCTCATGTCTTCGACAACCTCCCGCTGCCCACGGCACCCGCTGCCGTCGAGCCGGCCGCCAAGCCGTTGCCGCCGCGCCGCGCGCCGCGCCTGCTGTCGCGCAACCAGCTGCTGCTGATCTCCTGGCTGGTGCCGGCCCTGGTGCTGGTGGTGTGGGAGCTGGCGGCGCGGGCCGGCTATCTCTCGATCCACGTGCTGCCCGCGCCCAGCAAGGTGGCGGCCACGGCCTGGGGCCTGATCCAGGAAGGACGGCTGATCAGCGACATGGGCACCAGCCTGCTGCGCGCGGCCACCGGCTTCGTGATCGGCGGCTCGATCGGCTTCGCGCTCGGCACGGTGGTGGGCTTCTCGCGGCTGGCCGAGGCGCTGTTCGACCGCAGCATCCAGATGATCCGTGCCATTCCCTTCCTCGCGATGCTGCCGCTGGTGATCGTCTGGTTCGGCGTGGACGAGGGCGGCAAGATCTTCCTGGTGTCGCTGGGCGTGATGTTCCCGATCTACATCAACACCGTGCTGGGCATCCGGCAGGTCGACCCCAAGCTGCTCGAGCTCGGCCGCGTGACCGGCCTGAGCAACGCGACGCTGATCCGCCGCATCGTGCTGCCGGGTGCCCTGCCCTCGATCCTCGCGGGCGTGCGCTATGCGCTCGCGGTGGCCTGGCTCGCGCTGGTGATCGCCGAGACCATCGCCACCAGCTCGGGCATCGGCTACCTCGCGATGGATGCGCGCGAGTTCCTGCGCACCGACGTGATCGTGCTGACCATCGTGGTCTACGCCACCATCGGCGTGGCTTCGGATGCGGTGGCGCGGCTGCTCGAACGCCGGCTGCTGGCCTGGCATCCCAACTACGCCGCCGGAGAACGTCGATGA